From one Culex quinquefasciatus strain JHB chromosome 3, VPISU_Cqui_1.0_pri_paternal, whole genome shotgun sequence genomic stretch:
- the LOC119769185 gene encoding uncharacterized protein LOC119769185: IGSVDILRKKWKALRDIYRRELQKIPEARSGDAADGDQNYSTWAHFKSMAFVRDQMRPRKMSGNLQSGNSVNQQEPEENEENECAYEEEHLDESAEDTFEVPNPPPAESGSPVGPSPPPKKRECPKTTMWHG, from the coding sequence ATAGGTTCTGTTGACATTCTCAGGAAGAAGTGGAAGGCTTTGCGCGATATTTACCGACGTGAATTGCAGAAAATCCCAGAAGCACGGTCTGGAGACGCCGCGGACGGAGACCAAAATTATTCGACCTGGGCCCACTTTAAAAGCATGGCATTCGTGCGTGACCAAATGCGGCCAAGGAAAATGAGTGGCAATCTACAATCGGGAAATTCGGTGAACCAACAAGAGCCTGAGGAAAACGAAGAAAATGAGTGCGCGTACGAAGAGGAGCACCTTGACGAAAGTGCGGAAGATACGTTCGAGGTTCCAAATCCGCCTCCTGCCGAATCAGGCAGTCCAGTTGGGCCAAGCCCCCCCCCAAAGAAAAGAGAATGTCCAAAGACAACAATGTGGCACGGCTGA